The following are encoded together in the Osmerus eperlanus chromosome 18, fOsmEpe2.1, whole genome shotgun sequence genome:
- the chchd10 gene encoding coiled-coil-helix-coiled-coil-helix domain-containing protein 10, mitochondrial, whose translation MARGSRSRPSAQASSSSPPPSYAPAPAPPAALAAPAAPQQPGLMAQMATTAAGVAVGSAVGHVVGSALTGAFSGGSSSPEPAKPSTTYQEPSRPAPPPTGPCHFEVRQFLDCATTQADLSLCEGFNEALKQCKYSHGVTSLV comes from the exons ATGGCGAGGGGAAGCCGCAGTCGTCCTTCAGCTCAAGCTAG CTCTTCCAGCCCGCCTCCGTCCTACGCCccggcccccgcccccccggccgCGCTAGCCGCCCCGGCCGCCCCCCAGCAGCCCGGCCTCATGGCCCAGATGGCCACCACAGCAGCGGGCGTGGCTGTGGGCTCTGCCGTTGGCCACGTGGTGGGCAGCGCCCTCACAGGAGCCTTCAGTGGAGGCAGCAGCAGCCCAGAGCCAGCTAAGCCCAGCACCACCTACCAG GAGCCGTCGCGGCCCGCGCCCCCCCCGACTGGGCCCTGTCACTTTGAGGTCCGGCAGTTCCTGGACTGTGCCACCACGCAGGCAGATCTCAGCCTGTGCGAGGGCTTCAACGAGGCGCTCAAACAGTGCAAATACTCACATG GAGTTACATCCCTGGTGTAA
- the ddt gene encoding D-dopachrome decarboxylase, protein MPFIDLESNLPASKFSEDFLKKLCSMTAAALGKPEDRMMLVVKPGLPMLIAGSCSPCVVLSVSAIGVTDTAEKNKDHSAKIFQFLTGELGLGEDRVVIRFYALEPHQVGKKGTVMSFL, encoded by the exons ATGCCCTTCATAGATTTAGAAAGCAACTTACCTGCGAGCAAGTTCTCGGAGGACTTCCTGAAGAAACTATGTTCAATGACAGCTGCCGCTTTAGGAAAACCGGAAGAT AGAATGATGTTGGTGGTGAAACCTGGACTGCCGATGCTCATTGCTGGATCTTGCTCCCCGTGCGTGGTACTATCCGTGTCTGCCATCGGTGTCACAGACACGGCCGAGAAGAACAAGGACCACAGCGCCAAAATCTTTCAGTTCCTAACGGGAGAACTCGGACTTGGAGAGGACAG GGTTGTGATCAGGTTCTATGCGTTGGAGCCTCATCAAGTTGGAAAGAAAGGAACCGTGATGAGCTTCCTGTAG
- the LOC134038700 gene encoding apoptosis-associated speck-like protein containing a CARD — translation MQKKTRGNLSSLPHTHAQTVDFLMDCNDSQKVKALVVCRLKTLQATNSTMASGKLLNILDELTTDNLKTFKWHLKNGIDGFPAIPVSQLETADRTDVVDKMEQHYKPEGSVQITLLILERMKQINLAEKLRKAYGVTLAAAPALNPGPPPQPFGRDFLKTHKAALEIRINSLAPLLRGLESKNILNEEEREDIESQSTSTKKNHALLTNISRKGNKAQDEFYQVLKTSDPYLVEDLEKTS, via the exons ATGCAGAAAAAGACAAGAGgtaatctctcctctcttcctcacacacacgcgcagacagTGGACTTCCTGATGGACTGTAACGACTCACAGAAAGTGAAAGCATTGGTGGTGTGTCGCCTAAAGACGTTGCAGGCTACG AACTCAACAATGGCCAGTGGGAAACTGCTGAATATCTTGGACGAGTTAACCACAGATAATCTGAAAACATTTAAGTGGCATCTGAAAAATGGTATTGACGGATTTCCCGCCATCCCAGTGAGCCAGCTAGAAACCGCCGACAGGACAGACGTGGTGGATAAAATGGAGCAGCACTACAAACCTGAGGGGTCGGTACAAATCACCCTTCTCATCCTTGAGAGGATGAAACAAATCAATCTTGCTGAGAAGCTTCGAAAGGCTTATGGAG TGACCCTAGCTGCAGCCCCTGCCCTGAACCCAGgcccccctccacagccctttGGACGGGATTTCCTGAAGACACACAAAGCAGCGCTGGAGATCAGGATCAACAGCCTGGCACCCCTTCTGAGGGGTCTGGAGAGCAAGAATATCctgaatgaggaggagagagaggacatcgAAAGCCAATCCACCTCAACCAAAAAGAACCATGCTCTCCTCACCAATATCTCCAGGAAGGGAAACAAAGCCCAGGATGAGTTCTACCAGGTTCTAAAAACATCTGACCCTTACCTGGTAGAAGATCTGGAGAAGACATCCTAG